The following proteins are encoded in a genomic region of Rhizobium sp. CCGE531:
- a CDS encoding RNA 2'-phosphotransferase, with amino-acid sequence MVSTKLQTEVSKFMSYVLRHAPHEAGLVLDSEGWVPFNDLRKAVLDRFDVTEADILEVIESNPKKRFTLLDHRIRAAQGHSVVVDLALSPATPPSKLFHGTSLESWPTIQSSGLKKMQRHHVHLSPDIETAKVVATRRKGNYIILEIDATRMHAEGHSFFVSDNGVWLTDHVPSQYLSPLSGPAS; translated from the coding sequence ATGGTATCCACCAAACTTCAGACCGAAGTATCCAAATTTATGAGCTACGTGCTGAGGCATGCACCGCACGAGGCTGGATTGGTCCTGGATTCGGAAGGATGGGTGCCTTTCAACGATCTAAGAAAGGCGGTCCTTGATCGCTTCGATGTCACCGAAGCCGATATTCTCGAAGTGATCGAGTCCAATCCGAAGAAACGCTTCACTTTGTTGGATCACCGTATCCGTGCAGCGCAGGGCCATAGTGTCGTGGTTGATCTGGCGTTGAGCCCGGCAACGCCGCCATCGAAGCTGTTTCACGGAACATCGCTCGAAAGCTGGCCGACGATCCAAAGTTCGGGGCTGAAGAAGATGCAACGTCATCACGTTCACCTCTCCCCCGATATCGAAACGGCCAAAGTCGTCGCGACGAGACGCAAGGGTAACTACATCATCCTTGAAATCGATGCGACCCGTATGCACGCGGAAGGTCATTCTTTCTTTGTCAGTGACAATGGAGTATGGCTCACCGATCACGTTCCAAGCCAGTATCTTTCGCCTCTCTCGGGACCAGCATCATGA
- the purQ gene encoding phosphoribosylformylglycinamidine synthase subunit PurQ, producing the protein MKSAVVQLPGLNRDRDMIAALTKISGHAPVTVWQTETAIPDVDLIVIPGGFSYGDYLRCGAIAARMPIMQAIKDKADKGVKVLGVCNGFQILLEAGMLPGALMRNASLKFVCREVKLEVVNAETDFTAAYAKGQVIRSPVAHHDGNYFADAATLKTIEDNGQVVFRYAEGTNPNGSVNDIAGLINTKGNVLGMMPHPENLIEAAHGGNDGRGLFASALGVIAA; encoded by the coding sequence ATGAAATCAGCAGTCGTCCAACTCCCCGGCCTCAATCGTGATCGCGACATGATCGCGGCACTGACCAAGATCTCCGGTCATGCGCCGGTGACGGTGTGGCAGACCGAGACCGCGATCCCGGATGTCGACCTGATCGTCATTCCCGGCGGCTTCTCCTATGGTGATTACCTGCGCTGCGGCGCGATCGCCGCCCGCATGCCGATCATGCAGGCGATCAAGGACAAGGCCGACAAGGGCGTCAAGGTTCTCGGCGTCTGCAACGGTTTCCAGATCCTGCTGGAAGCCGGCATGCTGCCCGGCGCGCTGATGCGCAACGCCTCGCTGAAATTCGTCTGCCGCGAAGTGAAGTTGGAAGTCGTCAACGCCGAGACGGATTTCACGGCTGCCTACGCCAAGGGCCAGGTCATCCGCAGCCCGGTAGCCCACCACGACGGCAACTATTTCGCCGACGCCGCAACGCTGAAGACGATCGAGGACAATGGCCAGGTGGTCTTCCGCTATGCGGAAGGTACCAACCCGAACGGCTCCGTCAACGACATCGCCGGCCTGATCAACACCAAGGGCAATGTGCTTGGCATGATGCCGCATCCGGAAAATCTGATCGAGGCAGCCCATGGCGGCAACGATGGACGCGGCCTCTTCGCCTCCGCACTCGGCGTCATCGCAGCCTGA
- a CDS encoding AAA family ATPase yields the protein MDRFVILSGCSGGGKSTLLEALRRRGHHVVEEPGRRIVVEELAGDGSALPWVDASAFARRAIAMSLADRKEAAAIPGTVFFDRGLIDAASALEHLTNEPVLTSLSQLHRYNSHVFLTPPWPEIYAGDRERRHDYAAAVAEYERLSAVYPALGYEAHVLPKIGVEERADFVHSVLGL from the coding sequence ATGGACAGGTTTGTCATTCTTTCAGGCTGCTCCGGCGGCGGAAAATCCACCTTGCTGGAGGCGCTCAGGCGTCGTGGTCACCACGTCGTCGAAGAGCCGGGGCGACGCATCGTCGTTGAGGAACTAGCAGGCGACGGCTCTGCTTTGCCCTGGGTCGACGCATCGGCATTTGCGCGCCGCGCGATCGCCATGTCGCTCGCCGATCGCAAGGAAGCGGCGGCGATTCCAGGCACCGTCTTCTTCGACAGGGGATTGATCGACGCCGCATCGGCGCTCGAGCATTTGACGAATGAGCCCGTGCTGACTTCGCTCAGCCAATTGCATCGCTACAACAGCCACGTCTTCCTGACCCCGCCCTGGCCGGAGATATATGCCGGCGACCGCGAACGGCGGCACGATTATGCAGCGGCGGTCGCCGAATACGAACGGCTAAGCGCCGTCTATCCCGCGCTCGGCTACGAAGCCCATGTGCTGCCGAAAATCGGCGTCGAGGAACGCGCGGATTTCGTTCATTCCGTTCTGGGGCTCTAG
- a CDS encoding IS5 family transposase (programmed frameshift): MARFDLTDFEWSVIEPLLPTKVRGKARVDDRRVLNGIFWRLRTGAPWADIPARYGPYTTCVNRFNRWRHAGHWARILDAISEAYDGDIQMIDSSSIRVHQHAANSKKDERSGCMGRSRGGLTTKIHALVDADGRPIRLKLTAGQAHDGRSATDMFATIGPGQILLADRAYDSDRLRQDLKARGAWGCIRPMPNRVNIPAFSSRLYKQRNAVERFFNKLKHFRAIATRYDKRDDNFLASIQLASIRIWLRSYESVT, encoded by the exons ATGGCGCGCTTTGATTTGACGGATTTCGAATGGTCGGTGATCGAACCCCTTCTGCCGACAAAGGTTCGTGGTAAGGCCCGCGTTGATGACCGACGCGTATTGAATGGGATCTTCTGGCGGCTGAGAACTGGTGCGCCGTGGGCGGATATTCCCGCGCGCTATGGCCCTTATACGACCTGTGTCAACCGCTTTAACCGATGGCGTCATGCGGGGCATTGGGCACGTATTCTCGATGCAATATCAGAAGCTTACGATGGCGACATCCAGATGATCGACAGCTCGTCGATCCGCGTTCACCAACATGCTGCCAAC TCAAAAAAAGACGAGCGATCCGGTTGCATGGGTCGCTCGCGCGGCGGGCTGACAACCAAAATCCATGCTCTTGTCGATGCCGATGGCCGACCGATCCGCTTAAAGCTGACAGCCGGACAGGCCCATGACGGACGCTCGGCGACCGATATGTTTGCGACCATCGGGCCCGGTCAAATACTTCTGGCTGATCGCGCTTATGATAGCGACAGGCTGCGACAAGACCTCAAAGCACGTGGAGCATGGGGCTGTATCCGTCCCATGCCAAACAGGGTCAATATTCCTGCCTTCAGCTCACGGCTCTACAAACAACGCAACGCTGTCGAGCGGTTCTTCAACAAACTCAAACACTTCCGGGCCATCGCAACACGATATGACAAACGCGACGACAACTTCCTCGCATCTATCCAGCTCGCCTCAATTCGTATCTGGCTACGATCTTATGAGTCGGTGACCTAG
- a CDS encoding DUF1127 domain-containing protein translates to MSTIDAICSTEAQDASSAGVKVRTAQPKPHPVLRLWAVYLHWLEKRESRWVLRGLTDDQLIDIGLTRREAATEAKRSFFWD, encoded by the coding sequence ATGAGTACAATAGATGCAATCTGCTCGACCGAGGCGCAAGATGCGTCTTCAGCAGGCGTAAAAGTCCGGACGGCACAGCCAAAGCCGCATCCGGTGCTTCGGCTTTGGGCCGTCTATCTGCATTGGCTGGAGAAGCGCGAGAGCCGCTGGGTCCTGCGGGGCCTGACGGACGATCAGCTGATCGACATCGGCCTGACGCGTCGCGAGGCGGCGACGGAGGCCAAGAGGTCGTTCTTCTGGGATTGA
- a CDS encoding PLP-dependent aminotransferase family protein — protein sequence MTNWLPDISSGTGPVYIRVADSIENAITHGVLPPGTKLPPQRNLAYDIGVTIGTVSRAYALVHERGLVAGEVGRGTYVLERSNGKQIELVDPITQALAGTRGLNTPEARIRFDTTAAPDIGQGEIIGRLFADISSEHQTEISSYSRNFPASWFQAGQIWLARNGWQPAIDTIVPTLGAHAAAIAVISAVTSPGDKIVFENLTYTQISRAARLLGRRSILVDSDEHGMIPEDFERLCQQQHPRLAFLMPTAHNPTLVTMPESRRRAIAAIARRHSVWLIEDDLYGGMTGDPNPLMAAIAPERTFVVSSLSKSVTAGVRGGWVACPPHFAQRIKVTHKMTTGGLPFILAETCARLVLGGHALELRRRSVEEIKARELIARGALAGFEFNSHPHLPFLWLKLPEPWLSGTFKNAALAEGVLVDDEDEFKAARIERVFHRVRVAFSSPAQREDVLAGFMTLRRLLENGSSTYDSHI from the coding sequence ATGACAAATTGGCTTCCTGACATTTCAAGCGGGACCGGTCCGGTCTACATTCGCGTCGCCGACAGCATCGAGAATGCGATCACGCATGGCGTCCTGCCGCCCGGCACCAAGCTGCCGCCGCAGCGCAATCTTGCCTATGACATCGGTGTCACCATCGGCACGGTAAGCAGGGCCTATGCCCTTGTGCATGAACGCGGCCTGGTGGCGGGCGAAGTCGGCCGCGGCACCTATGTGCTGGAACGCTCGAACGGCAAGCAGATCGAGCTCGTCGATCCGATCACGCAGGCACTCGCCGGCACCCGCGGCCTGAATACGCCGGAAGCCAGGATCCGCTTCGACACGACCGCCGCCCCCGACATTGGCCAGGGCGAAATCATCGGCAGGCTCTTTGCCGACATCAGCAGCGAGCATCAGACGGAAATTTCATCCTATTCTCGGAATTTCCCGGCAAGCTGGTTTCAAGCGGGACAGATCTGGCTCGCCCGCAACGGCTGGCAGCCGGCAATCGATACAATCGTGCCGACGCTTGGCGCCCATGCCGCCGCCATCGCGGTCATTTCGGCTGTCACCTCACCGGGCGACAAGATCGTCTTCGAGAACCTCACCTATACGCAGATCAGCCGCGCCGCACGCCTCCTTGGACGCCGCTCGATCCTGGTGGATTCAGACGAGCATGGCATGATCCCGGAGGATTTCGAGCGCCTGTGCCAGCAGCAGCATCCGCGCCTCGCCTTCCTGATGCCGACGGCTCACAATCCCACACTGGTGACAATGCCGGAATCCAGACGCCGGGCAATCGCCGCCATCGCGCGCCGGCACAGCGTCTGGCTGATCGAGGACGACCTCTACGGCGGCATGACCGGCGACCCAAATCCGCTCATGGCCGCCATCGCGCCGGAACGAACTTTCGTGGTCAGCAGCCTGTCGAAGTCGGTTACCGCGGGCGTACGCGGCGGCTGGGTCGCCTGTCCGCCGCATTTTGCCCAGCGCATCAAGGTCACCCACAAGATGACGACCGGCGGCCTGCCCTTCATTCTGGCCGAAACCTGCGCCCGGCTCGTACTCGGCGGTCACGCACTGGAATTGCGCCGCAGGTCGGTGGAGGAGATCAAGGCCCGCGAACTGATCGCGCGCGGGGCGCTGGCTGGTTTCGAGTTCAACTCGCATCCGCATCTGCCGTTCCTGTGGCTGAAGCTGCCCGAGCCCTGGCTCTCGGGCACATTCAAGAACGCCGCCCTCGCCGAGGGGGTGCTGGTCGATGACGAGGACGAGTTCAAGGCAGCGCGAATCGAACGGGTTTTCCACAGGGTCCGCGTCGCCTTTTCCTCGCCGGCACAGCGAGAAGATGTCCTGGCCGGCTTCATGACGTTACGCAGGTTGTTGGAAAACGGCTCATCGACATATGATAGTCACATTTAA
- a CDS encoding acyloxyacyl hydrolase yields the protein MAIAGYLSKRLVTSFLVVSSVFIAGQSTAAAADTVAVAPQAKIFDELRFGASGSVQSGYDHENGVFPDVQVLFNPFGYNPTADWKDQLTHPRIHLGTSIGTGGSATQVYGGLSWTLTHSNGIFTEVGFGGTVHTGNLDNWQDHGPMLGCRLLFHEYAGLGYNFDNHWNVMAQIAHSSHANLCDGPNGGMTRAGVMVGYKF from the coding sequence ATGGCTATTGCAGGCTATTTAAGCAAGCGTTTAGTTACGAGTTTTCTGGTAGTCAGTTCCGTATTCATAGCAGGTCAGTCCACAGCCGCCGCCGCGGACACCGTAGCGGTTGCCCCTCAAGCCAAGATCTTCGACGAATTGCGCTTCGGCGCGAGTGGATCGGTTCAGAGCGGATATGATCACGAGAATGGCGTCTTTCCGGATGTCCAGGTGCTCTTCAATCCGTTCGGCTACAATCCGACCGCCGATTGGAAGGATCAGCTGACCCATCCGCGTATCCATCTGGGAACCTCGATCGGCACGGGCGGTTCGGCGACGCAGGTCTATGGCGGCCTCTCCTGGACGCTCACGCACAGCAACGGCATCTTCACGGAAGTCGGCTTCGGCGGCACGGTGCACACCGGCAATCTCGACAATTGGCAGGATCATGGCCCGATGCTCGGCTGTCGCCTCCTGTTCCACGAATATGCCGGCCTCGGCTACAATTTCGACAACCATTGGAACGTGATGGCGCAGATTGCGCATTCGTCGCACGCCAATCTCTGCGATGGCCCCAATGGCGGCATGACGCGCGCAGGCGTCATGGTCGGCTACAAATTCTGA
- a CDS encoding nitrilase family protein — MTFKVSSVQFQHKASDKAYNLARIAHFTNEAVLEGSQFVAFPEMCITGYWHVPKMDRDGLYALAEPLSGPSISYVATLAREKGIAIGAGFLELAEDQSLYNSYAVCMPDGQIHCHRKLHAWEHRLISSGNSYTVFDTPWGVRAGILICWDNNLIENARANALLGAEMLIAPHQAGGGYSVSPHGMKRIPVEKWTRRHEEPEAIEAEIRGPNGREWFMRWLPSRAHDNGMFLIFSNGVGQDEDEVRTGNAMILDPYGRILVETWQAADAMVSTEIDLGLLDKCTGQRWIRGRRPELYGCLTEPNPQGLSPMDARFSDTSTRKLPCADETL; from the coding sequence ATGACATTCAAAGTTTCTTCCGTGCAGTTTCAGCACAAGGCCAGCGACAAGGCCTACAATCTGGCTCGGATCGCGCATTTCACCAATGAGGCCGTTCTCGAGGGCAGCCAGTTCGTCGCGTTCCCCGAGATGTGCATCACCGGATATTGGCATGTCCCCAAGATGGATCGAGATGGCCTATATGCGCTTGCCGAACCGCTTTCCGGCCCGTCGATTTCCTATGTCGCTACCTTGGCACGCGAGAAGGGGATTGCGATCGGCGCGGGATTCCTGGAGCTGGCCGAGGATCAATCCTTGTACAACAGCTATGCCGTCTGCATGCCGGATGGGCAGATTCATTGCCATCGCAAACTCCATGCCTGGGAGCATCGTCTCATTTCCAGCGGCAATAGCTACACGGTCTTCGATACGCCTTGGGGTGTTCGCGCCGGCATTCTGATCTGCTGGGACAATAATCTCATCGAAAACGCGCGAGCAAACGCCCTACTTGGTGCGGAAATGCTGATAGCGCCGCATCAAGCGGGCGGCGGCTACTCCGTCAGCCCACATGGAATGAAGCGAATTCCGGTCGAGAAATGGACCCGCCGCCACGAAGAGCCGGAAGCGATCGAAGCCGAAATTCGTGGTCCCAATGGTCGCGAATGGTTTATGCGGTGGCTGCCGTCTCGCGCGCACGACAACGGCATGTTTCTGATCTTTAGCAATGGCGTCGGCCAGGACGAGGATGAGGTGCGCACAGGCAATGCCATGATCCTCGATCCCTATGGCCGGATCCTGGTTGAGACCTGGCAGGCGGCCGACGCAATGGTGAGTACTGAGATCGATCTTGGTTTGCTCGACAAATGCACGGGGCAACGCTGGATTCGCGGCCGCCGCCCGGAGCTTTACGGTTGCCTGACGGAGCCCAATCCGCAAGGTCTTTCGCCGATGGACGCGCGGTTTTCCGATACCTCAACCCGCAAGCTCCCCTGCGCAGACGAGACCCTGTGA
- a CDS encoding LysR substrate-binding domain-containing protein — translation MELKLLRSFIELADAGHYGKTAAKLFITQSTLSKQIQALEESVGGALFERGRHGAILTPLGMLLKREARALLRLSEDIDVKMRRANAGLTGQLDIGFGISTLVIAPKLIAGFRAVTPDSQITLNDLPSRTQHERLLSGRLDIGICRAPEEGDELSFMPLIEEQLALVLPQEVEFPAPDQMSTLNQLGFVALSPSSGPGLDKQLSRWCAANGFKPRIVQHAEDILTVHAVVAAGLGAALLPWHGVNALAGRTHQQPLSGIESTWPVGLCWHRKQATPLLSRFVDYVSKHR, via the coding sequence ATGGAACTTAAACTGCTGCGATCGTTCATCGAGCTTGCCGATGCGGGTCACTACGGCAAGACCGCGGCGAAGCTGTTCATCACGCAATCGACGCTGTCGAAGCAGATACAGGCATTGGAAGAGAGCGTCGGAGGAGCGCTCTTCGAGCGCGGACGGCATGGCGCGATACTGACGCCATTGGGCATGCTGCTGAAGCGGGAAGCGCGGGCGCTCCTGCGCCTCAGCGAGGATATCGATGTCAAGATGCGTCGCGCCAATGCCGGGCTGACCGGGCAGCTGGATATTGGTTTTGGCATTTCGACGCTCGTCATCGCGCCGAAACTCATCGCTGGATTTCGCGCGGTGACGCCGGACAGCCAGATCACGCTCAATGACTTGCCGTCGCGAACACAACATGAGCGCCTGCTGAGCGGCCGGCTCGATATCGGTATTTGCCGTGCGCCGGAGGAAGGTGACGAATTGTCTTTCATGCCGCTTATCGAGGAGCAACTGGCGTTGGTGCTGCCGCAAGAGGTGGAGTTCCCTGCTCCGGATCAAATGTCGACCTTGAACCAGCTTGGCTTCGTGGCGCTTTCACCGTCCAGCGGGCCGGGATTGGATAAACAGCTCAGCCGCTGGTGCGCGGCGAACGGTTTCAAGCCGCGTATCGTTCAACATGCGGAAGATATCCTGACCGTGCATGCCGTGGTGGCCGCCGGATTGGGAGCGGCGCTTTTACCTTGGCACGGCGTCAATGCTCTAGCCGGCCGCACCCACCAGCAACCTCTTTCCGGCATAGAATCCACTTGGCCCGTCGGACTTTGCTGGCATAGGAAGCAAGCAACGCCCCTTTTGAGCCGATTTGTAGATTATGTATCGAAACATCGATGA
- the purL gene encoding phosphoribosylformylglycinamidine synthase subunit PurL, giving the protein MTISNSIQITPELIAAHGLKPDEYQRILDLIGREPTFTELGIFSAMWNEHCSYKSSKKWLRTLPTKGPRVIQGPGENAGVVDIDDGDCVVFKMESHNHPSYIEPYQGAATGVGGILRDVFTMGARPVAAMNALRFGEPDHPKTRHLVSGVVAGVGGYGNSFGVPTVGGEVEFDARYNGNILVNAFAAGLAKSNAIFLSEAKGVGLPVVYLGAKTGRDGVGGATMASAEFDESIEEKRPTVQVGDPFTEKCLLEACLELMQTGAVIAIQDMGAAGLTCSAVEMGAKGDLGIELELDKVPVREEHMTAYEMMLSESQERMLMVLQPEKEAVAKAIFVKWGLDFAIVGKTTDDLRFRVIHQGEEVANLPIKDLGDQAPEYDRPWRESDKRAALPADLVAAPEDYGQALLTLVGSANQSSRRWVYEQYDTLIQGNSLQLPGGDAGVVRVEGHPSKALAFSSDVTPRYVEADPFEGGKQAVAECWRNITATGAEPLAATDNLNFGNPEKPEIMGQLVGAIKGIGEACRALDFPIVSGNVSLYNETNGVAILPTPTIAGVGLLPDWKAMARIGSASEGDRVLMIGVDGSHLGSSIYLRNIIGSTDGPAPEVDLFAERRNGDFVRSAIRNDQVTACHDISSGGLALALAEMAMASRKGLRIDLGEFKTLPHAALFGEDQARYVIAVPADVADFVCINAESAGVPFRRLGTVGGDALAIDGLLTLQVEQLREAHESWFPAFMDGGSLAAAE; this is encoded by the coding sequence ATGACCATTTCCAATTCGATCCAGATCACCCCCGAACTGATTGCCGCCCACGGCCTGAAGCCGGATGAGTATCAGCGTATTCTGGATCTGATCGGCCGCGAGCCCACCTTCACCGAGCTCGGCATCTTTTCGGCCATGTGGAACGAGCACTGCTCATATAAGTCCTCCAAGAAGTGGCTTCGCACTCTCCCGACCAAGGGGCCGCGCGTCATCCAGGGTCCGGGCGAAAATGCCGGCGTGGTCGATATCGATGATGGCGACTGCGTCGTCTTCAAGATGGAAAGCCACAACCACCCGTCCTACATCGAGCCTTATCAGGGTGCGGCGACCGGCGTCGGCGGCATTCTGCGCGACGTCTTCACCATGGGCGCTCGTCCGGTCGCTGCCATGAACGCCCTGCGCTTCGGTGAGCCGGATCATCCAAAGACCCGTCACCTCGTCTCCGGCGTCGTTGCCGGCGTCGGCGGCTATGGCAATTCCTTCGGCGTTCCGACTGTCGGCGGCGAAGTCGAGTTCGACGCGCGCTACAACGGCAATATCCTGGTCAACGCCTTTGCGGCCGGCCTTGCCAAGTCCAATGCCATCTTCCTGTCGGAAGCCAAGGGCGTCGGCCTGCCCGTCGTCTATCTCGGCGCCAAGACCGGCCGTGACGGCGTCGGCGGCGCGACCATGGCTTCGGCGGAATTCGACGAATCGATCGAGGAAAAGCGCCCGACCGTTCAGGTCGGCGACCCCTTCACCGAAAAATGCCTGCTGGAAGCCTGCCTGGAACTGATGCAGACGGGCGCTGTCATCGCCATCCAGGACATGGGTGCCGCCGGTCTTACCTGCTCCGCTGTCGAAATGGGCGCCAAGGGCGACCTTGGCATCGAGCTCGAACTCGACAAGGTGCCGGTGCGCGAAGAACATATGACCGCCTATGAAATGATGCTGTCGGAAAGCCAGGAGCGCATGCTCATGGTGCTGCAGCCGGAAAAAGAAGCCGTCGCCAAGGCGATCTTCGTCAAATGGGGTCTGGATTTCGCCATCGTCGGCAAGACGACGGACGACCTGCGTTTCCGCGTCATCCATCAGGGCGAGGAAGTCGCCAACCTGCCGATCAAGGATCTCGGCGATCAGGCTCCGGAATATGACCGCCCCTGGCGGGAATCCGACAAGCGCGCCGCCCTGCCCGCCGATCTCGTCGCAGCTCCGGAAGATTACGGCCAGGCGCTGCTGACGCTCGTCGGCTCCGCCAACCAGTCCAGCCGTCGCTGGGTCTATGAGCAGTATGACACTCTGATCCAGGGCAATTCGCTGCAGCTTCCCGGCGGTGACGCCGGCGTCGTCCGCGTCGAGGGTCATCCGAGCAAGGCGCTGGCCTTCTCCTCCGACGTCACCCCGCGCTATGTCGAAGCCGATCCGTTCGAAGGCGGCAAGCAGGCCGTGGCCGAATGCTGGCGCAACATCACGGCGACCGGCGCCGAACCGCTGGCCGCGACAGACAACCTGAATTTCGGCAATCCGGAAAAGCCCGAGATCATGGGCCAGCTCGTCGGCGCGATCAAAGGCATCGGCGAAGCCTGCCGCGCGCTTGATTTTCCGATCGTCTCGGGCAACGTCTCGCTCTACAACGAGACCAATGGCGTCGCGATCCTGCCGACCCCCACCATCGCCGGCGTCGGCCTGCTGCCGGACTGGAAGGCGATGGCCCGCATCGGCTCCGCTTCCGAAGGCGACCGCGTGCTGATGATCGGTGTCGACGGCAGCCATCTCGGCTCCTCGATCTATCTCCGCAATATCATTGGCTCGACCGATGGCCCGGCTCCGGAAGTCGATCTCTTCGCCGAACGCCGCAACGGCGATTTCGTCCGCTCCGCCATCCGCAACGACCAGGTCACGGCCTGCCACGACATCTCGTCCGGCGGCTTGGCACTCGCTCTTGCCGAAATGGCGATGGCATCCCGCAAAGGGCTGCGCATCGACCTTGGCGAATTCAAGACCCTGCCGCATGCAGCGCTTTTCGGGGAGGATCAGGCCCGCTACGTCATCGCCGTACCGGCCGATGTCGCTGATTTCGTCTGCATCAACGCGGAAAGCGCCGGCGTGCCCTTCCGCCGCCTCGGAACCGTCGGCGGCGATGCCCTTGCCATCGATGGCCTGTTAACGCTTCAGGTTGAACAGTTGCGCGAGGCGCATGAATCGTGGTTTCCTGCCTTCATGGATGGCGGCTCGCTCGCCGCTGCTGAATAA
- a CDS encoding BolA family transcriptional regulator — translation MPMNPGDIEDMIKAGIPGAKVTIRDLAGDGDHYAAEVVAEAFRGKSRVQQHQMVYDALKGNMGGVLHALALQTSAPD, via the coding sequence ATGCCCATGAACCCCGGCGACATCGAAGACATGATCAAGGCCGGCATTCCCGGCGCCAAGGTGACGATTCGCGACCTGGCCGGGGATGGCGATCACTATGCCGCCGAAGTTGTCGCGGAAGCCTTCCGCGGCAAGAGCCGCGTGCAGCAGCACCAGATGGTCTATGATGCCCTGAAGGGCAATATGGGCGGTGTGCTGCACGCTCTCGCGCTGCAGACGTCAGCGCCCGATTGA